The nucleotide window gAAAGAATCACTTCATATTAAACGGTGTGTGAGATCGGCAAAATTTTACACTAATCATTTTATGTCACTGATCAGCGAAATTAATGGATCTTTCAATTTTCATAACgaaaatcagtttttttaaaaaccattaatcaaaaatgctgaaatggcatttttatttttgggcCAACAGGTTAATCAGTTAGGTACTGAATCAAAAATTTGGTAACCTGACCCAGATATTTCAGGACAGGTTATTTAGGCCTGAATCAACCTTGGCCTGTTCAAAGCTCTATGAATGACATAAGCCAACATACCTTCTTACACTCCTGAATAATACTACACCAGTAGTCTTTTAAATGGTCCGCACGTCGCAACCGTTCCTTCTTGATCTATTATAAGAAAGGTATTGTTAGAGTGTACtgattatttttcatttagtaATAAAGGCAAACTGTTCATCCTCCAGAACAGATATACCCTTACTAACAACAAAGAAAGGATGCCCGAATAGAGGACCTGGAGTGGTTACCAGGCGGTCAAATCCAGTAATTTTCCAAGATAACCCCTAGGAGCGACTGGAGTTCACCTTTCTtcgcaaaataaaaaaaaacccataCCTTTTCATTTAAGGCAGTGAAATTGTCTTGGTTTAGTCTTTTTGCTTCATCCAAAAAACGGCTTAACCAAGAACTGTCAAGATTTATCCAGCTAGCCGAGAATAACATTGATGAAGTGACAATAGTATCTCGGCTGCAAGATAAAAAACCAAAATACGATTTATCTTGGTGCTGCTGCAAGTATGAAACAAGGATATCGCGTCCCATATATGTTTCATCAAAGTTGGAAGTAGACATagtgaaaatatatttttctatcGTATATTGAGTGAGATTACAgatactttttataaaaataaaaattaaagattacttttataaaataaaaattaaagattacttttataaaataaaaaataaaaattacttttataaaaataaaaatttaaaaaatacgcgttagtaaaaaatcaaaattaaaaaatacgcGTTAGGCTAAAGcttatttatgtatatttagTGATGCAATATAATCATACTAATTATActaattgatatattaaatcattgtATGACTCCTGAATCAATAAATAGATCCCCGAAGTCCGAAAAAAATCACATAATTGATTTcgtgattttaattaaagtcCTATACTACGCCATCTTATTAATCGCGGTGATCTATGTAACCCCATAAACTATATTTAAGCCAAATCGGCCAAATTAAATTGaagtatatagtaaattagaTAACAGACGgacctttaaaataaaaaaatatttttctgtaTTTGGACGGACCTTTACTAATTTTGCTTTCCATTTGGGTTTGAAATAAACCGGTTCTGTAATCATTTTCGTATTTGTAATAGGCATCTTTCAAATAGAATTCCGCGAAAAGAAAGCTTAATACACGGTGTTACCACAACTGTGCCGTATCACATGCTCAAAAATCACATGTCTAAGCTAAAAGccatactttaaaaattttaatttgccacgtttaagaataaaaatttgtttttattacattttcttaataattatcTTTGGGAATTatgtaagcgtaatatttgttttaattttttttttatttaaataacaattactTTCCATTTAAGTGACCAAATTATAAGTAGGTTTCTAACGCAGAAGTTTTCTCTCGATATTAACATTCCAGTATCACTTGTTCGAAAATgagactatttttattaagggTAATCGATTAAAGGAAACATATACATTTGTCATCATTAAAAATAgcaaatgaaaaagatgaataatattgttattttatttatttatttcagtttATTGATAGAAAGGAAGATACAGATACTGAATGTACCATCTTTTCTAAAGCAAATGACactttttatgaaatatagtaagtttattagataatttaaacATATCAGATATCATCACATGATTTAGTTTTCATCCTTAAACTTACGTTTACCTAAGTTTAATTTTTCACTACTTACGGGGATATTTTacaatgaaattatttcaatacaaaatatgtaaaaattttactatttgcACGCGTAGTTTAATTGAGACATTTATCTTAATGGTAGACGAACTTTATCTACGGGCGGCCTTATTTCAGTTAATAAATTCTACtctatgtatatataattataagcAAAAAGTTTTAGATGTAAGCGAAGGCAAGAAGTTATACAAAGGAAGGTAAAAAAACAAGTGTAATAAGAGAATGAATTTGTCTAAAAAGAAGATAAGGAAAATTTAGATGTCATTGACATGGAAGTCGATGATTTGGAGGATGATGATTCAGATAAAAAGGagataaagatattttttaccgGCCAGATTTGTAACAATTAGATTATCGTGAAGGTTAATCATTTTCTTGAAATCAGAAGGGACAAACAACCTGCTGGTGATAAGAccacaaaatatttattttacttttttaaggAAAGTCTCAAACACGGAACACCAATTTTCAATTTAGTATacaattgaattttaataaaatgattagaTAACTTTCATTAGATTTTTAGAAAATCAGATATCGCATATATGAGAAATTTTACACaaagataatcttttttttctaccAATAGAtagaaatttagtaattttttttttttttttttgaaaattttactaaattcaaaattattacacaaaaatctATATCGACTGCCtataaagttaatttatttatttaaagtaacaataataataatcttgcGTAATATGCAGTTTAAATGCAAAGTACcaataaattgttattttaagtaaattataattttaaattattttccaaaTCTTGATTTAAACAGTACCTTAAAGATTTTCCgaattataatttcagttgaatcatttatttttttttgtttgcaTCATTTAGAATTTTCCAAAATTGTATTGCAATGTTAAACGAACTGATTGAAActgaatattttataatttcttaaatgatAGACCAAATTGTAACGtcattttaacaaaatcatTGATTTCTCAATGTTTGGACGACGCCAATCATCACCGGATCATTTTTTGTAGTACAAACGAAATCCATTCaaataactatttttatcTCGAGTAAtacatattttcaaaaaaggaaagtaattaaattcattaaaattttttaattaaatttattttaagcaaaaaaatcccatttttttcgattattttatttccttaaaaactaaaaatatttcatttaataaattatattatacatttcatttttaaactacGTATTTTGCAATTGCCAAGAAACATTTTATTGCCACACAATGAggacgaatttttttttttatatttaacatatttattttataaaatcaattatgacaaaaattttaaattgttcatgaaaattttaaaaaagaaattccaagtagaaaaattaaaggttcacaattaaaaatatcagggAAATttgatctaattttaaaaaaatcaatgttagataaaacaaataaatctgAATAGTGGACTTAGTTCGTTTACGTTTCtcattgtaatatatattgtaacaTTGTAAAAAATCACGGACTTGGCGTTAATTCTTTGTTTTTGTGAAAAGTTATTTTAAGATCATAAAAGATCCGTAAACTCCGTCAATACAATCATTCATTGATAATTTCTTCGAAAACATTCTTTTGAAAACtctttatatgtatttttttggtattttttttttcattataaataaccGCTTTCAATTCCCTAACTTTACATTTAGTTCAcgataactttaaaaaaaaaaataacttttatttccAAACAATTCTGAATTTCACGATTATTCAAACGAaacaactttttattttccgaaaaaaaatcaaaaatcatcaTGAGATTCTTTATCGTATTAATTGCACTCGCAATCTTGGCTTTCAGTACCTTTGTTGCATCTACGCCAACTAATCAGGAAAGGGGAGAAGGTTCAAGTAGAGTACCATCAGTCAGCGATAATCAGAATCAGAAAAGAGGCGAAGGTTCAAGTAGAGTACCATCTGTTAACGATAATAAGAAGagagaagaagaagaagcaACTTCTAATTGGAAAAGAGGAGATCCAATCGATAGGGTTCAATCAGCTGTTAGCAGTAATAAGAAAAGATCTTTGTTAGAAAGACAGAACAATAAGTGCCCAAATGGATATCATTGGTGCTATGACAAATACGGTGGATGTTGCCCTAATTATTCCGTTTGCTCATACCCTAATACATGCACTTCCAAATGCTAAACGAAATTTATACCAACGGTCTATTTTGATGTAGTATTATTTAGCTTAAGAATTTACTTTCTCATTAACTTTATCatgtatttctttttatcatgtatttttttttttcatattactgaatttattgcaatataatataaataaataaatatatttattttgtttatcacGAACGAACTAAAACTGCTTGATTCTTTGAAACTTTTACTTtctcaaataatataaagataaaataaaccAATATATATGGCTGTTTAATAATGAAACAAGAAATTAAAGTATAATTTCAATTGTATTATATGAACCATGAACTACTAATTCTATAATTacgaatttattttacatttgaaatttcatattataaatacaattatgtaatttaatgaaaaaattaagtaCAAACGGACTTTGCTGTACAGTACTTCCAATTGGCTGCTctgtaatattatcattattacacCTAGTTtgtcaaaataataatgactcaataatacaatatatttggaaaaaattttcagaaccattgttattaaagatatcatttattaactaaaatagtaaaatatgacATATGGATTCAACAATCGATTGTTTgaaactggtaaaaaaataatatgcatGCAACAAAGAtcaaattacctttttttatgTTAGTTATTGTCTTATTGAAACTCCTTTTACTTTCATCAATCATTTTTCACGATAGGAAAATGATAGGCCAAATTACCATAATCAGATCCTTCTTGTGGtacaaaaatacttttttatctAACAAGTCTTACTAAAAAGGAATCTAAGACAATCTAAAATCTCAGGTTACTCCATTTTACGATGGAATGTTcttaaatttactatttttaatactgtAAACTCTTAAGATTATTAAGAGacactttttaaaaaaaatataaaaataaaatcataaaattgaaaatgtataaactattgtatatattatatattatatgtgaatattcttttttacatatattttgtatatttatttattaataaaaaaaagaagaatttctaaaaagaaaaattgaggAAACGTTCGATAACAGTTGTGAATAATTACTGCGTAGGgctgaataaaatttattgttcatCTATGAAGATTTACAGATCACAAACACATAATAAAACAGAAAAAAGTGATTTTGGAAGCGACAATAGCATCACCGAATTGACAAGAGCACGATTTTAAGAAActtcatattataattaatgtaCCCTACTTTGTCTAATGATGTTTCGATCATTTGTAAGTAACTGGAAATGTCTCGTATTATCTGTTCAACTATGGCCACTTCTAATTTAGATCTCTGAAATAAACTATAGTGTATCATTATAGCCATTCAAAATGCAATAACACACCTGCTGAATCCATAACCGTGTTTTAAGAGAACCTTCGAGTTATAATACTATGAAGATATAGAGGAGATTGATTTATATACCACGAAATAGGACGACATTATCGTCAAGACGTCAAGTCAGCAATGATTAGGTAATAAACCCTATACACTTTAATGGAACGTCCTTGTCATGGATGCATGCATATGCGGTGCAACCTTAAAAGCACATCGAAGTGTCaatctgtttttttttgataaatatttcgCCTACGAATAGGCAAGGTAGTTGAAATTATGAAGAAgcctatttttaaaaaactagaCGTATTGCTCAAAATAGTACTGCGGTAGTACTGCGGTGGTTGTTCAAATGACGAGTACGCAAAAATCGTAAAATGTAGAATTAACATATTTgcaataattatgaattttaaaatatttctaatttatctaTCTATAAGGTTCGTTTGCACTATTAATCAtgtatattgaatttttataaaatttgattcacaatataattattaaaaatattattttgctCGTTAGTCTCGTTACGGTTACCAAAATTTgctctaatataataaatttttattattttaatattacagatgaaaattaaattaataactaaatttatacatttcCCAATAGTCGTTCGTGTTTCCTGTCATTTCATATGGTTACGCAGtaaaaatattgtgaaatCGACAGGTTACTTTTGCTTACCCTTTTACACccataaaaatacataaatggAAAACATAATTACTTATCAaagtctttattttttaaatccaaattttatGATTCGTAGCGATAAATTTAGAGATTATAcgcttcaaaaaaaaaatccgttcaaaaaataatatttattaaagcgAACTGTAATagtcatattattattatcgttaAATATGCTGttcatcaaattttaataataaatttaattattataagggATTACACATGAACAGAGTCAACAGACGACCTCTAATAGTTGATTGGTcggtaaaataataaattttgttaaattttttttattaatcaacaTACTGTATTTAAAGTCAATAATGTCATAAGTCATCATGCTATGATTAGAAAAGCTTACAAAAAGCTTACAACGTTTTGTTacataaattgaaaattatgaaattagtAACTCAAGATCGATTAAGTACAAAATGgctaaaagaattatttcgatgttatttaataaagtgcGGACTAAAAAGATTTGACGCACCTCATTTGACTATAtgaaatacttaaaattgacGCACCTATGCCTGGGAGTTGGGTTAGACTTAATATATCTTTCCAAAAATCTGCGCATACGAGTACGTCGGTCGAGCATATTAATCATGTGACTTAGTTCCAGACTCTAACGCTATAtcgaaaaattattgtataagcGCTAGGAATATTGACATCGAGAGGAGCTAAGATATAGATGAGATATTAATTGTAAAgactatatattttattctaaaacAATAtgtttgacaattttttttacaaatatcaaaatgaCTACAAACAAGTTTTACGATATGAAGATACTGTAAGTCTAAAATCttgaaaagttttaaaatgGCAGGACAAATTTTGTTTGAAAATAAGAAACTTTATTGATAATAGATAATCAcgattttttagaattttctaCCACCCCGGAACTAAGAAGTACAAAAAATTtcgtatattaaaaaaaaattcagaaatatACTTCTAGGATATTATTGATAGCTAATAAATGTAGTTTAAACGATTAAGAATCGTCTAGAGCGGAAATAATCACGTGACTCAGTACTCAATGACGTCATTCGTTGCCACACCTACCTCTATATTGTTCATAATTTTAACTACCCCGCCTATTCTTAGAATATATTATCGAAATCCGATTATTATCACCGCGACAAGctttaaagaattaaaggTTGCGCTGAATTATATAACAAGGACGTAAGTTGATGCTACTCCCATTAAAGTTTATAGCTAAGGTTGCTTCGAAactttgtttttctttttaagaaacgttaactaacgtttcttgtTTTCTCTTTTGTAGGTTTTGGCTAATTTTGGAACGTTATAACCACTTTATGTTGCCTAAGAGTTTCGTTAACTTATCAAGAATCGCGGCGGACAATTGCATTGGAGATTATTTTACTCTATGCAGACTTTAAGATAATGATGACGTCCCATATTGTGAAATATTGATCAATCTCCTCATACCTACATATAAATATCCAACTCGAAGGTACTCTTTTTCCGTAAcattttattggttttttcCAAGCGTTTTGTGAAAAGtactgtattaaaaataaaacatagtCAGATCAATTTGCGTTATAAAGTGGAAACATTATTTGTTTGGAGAATTGGTGCTTTTCCATAAcgtatactttttttatcttcttttgGTATATTGAGCATGCATATAAGGCGTCTTCATAATCTTTAGCCGAAAATCAAAAGTGGACAAGTGATATGGCAGTAATACTGTACTGTATATAGCATTAAAATGCATTTTCATTCCACGATAAGAAAGGTTCTTTGCATATGATATGAAAAATTCCGTTAAGAATACTTAAGATACCAATCAATAATAAGCAATTAAGATAAGAGTTCATTAATATACTTAACTAACTCATGATTCAGACAGTACAGTATGCTATATCATATCGTTTATTCCAATAAATTTCCGAATATTCCATCACGAGATGCTTTTCCTGGTCCCTTTAAAGTTACGCCCCAACGTATATGAATCCATAGTGTCCCCTTCATATTCTCCAAAATTGGTTTCTTCTGTTTGTTGTGTTGTGTCCGTTATCCGTAAATCttgaacaataaaaaataatctaatttttattcaGCATTATGCAGCAGCTATATTCACAACTAttatcaaactttttttttgtaaaaaaaaaaaagaaaaaaaaataaaaaagtaaaaaatttttcaaattacttAAACTTTTTTTGCTACTGACCACCTTTTTTTCACAGGGCTACGCTGATTGGCTAAAAATGCAGGTATTCTTAATTAGCAGTACGTTGTCGAACAGCTTTTGAATGATTAACCAACTCGTTGAGGGAGATGTTTGAGAACGTTCTAGACAAATTAActgttattttataattgtgaACCTCTTCTTTggtattcttttttaattttttgataatttaaaattttaaaaataattctataacTTACGCgttaattatgtaaaaaaataatattaataaataatataaattttcgaGTTGAAGCAACAAGTGCAATAAAATCacttgattttatatttacttttttaatatttattaacagtattaaaaatagtaaaattaagaatatttcaaTGTATATTATTGAAATGTATAGGatcttcaataaaaaataaaatagaccAACTTTTTTGAGTAACCTACTTTTTTGAGTAACCTAAAAGGGCTAAACTTTCAGAATGTCAAAACTACTTTTTTAGGAAGACTTGTTAgataaaaaaagcatttgattGTATTACAAAATGATCCGTTGTTGATTTTTATGTAATGGCGTAAAAATTCATGCAATTTAGCCTATCATTCCTCACCACATAATATTAGGTAGTTTTAATCTTTGGTgcattatttatgttattattttttttaccatattcaaataatcgatttgtttttttatgtcATGCTTTTTTTAGTTAGTAAATAATATGTTAGTCTCCTTTAATAACGTTCATAAAATGATTGctaaatataactttttcaTGTTTCTTAGAttgaatttttacaaaaaattttctaattttttaattagaaagtGTTAAACCGTTCttattaaatacatattttaacGACCACATATTATTGAGTCatcattttaacaaattaggtgtaataataatatcagatCAGCAATTGGATTTTAAAGGTActgtataaatttgaaaaggATCATTAAATAGCCCAATTATATAGTATATCggtttattttatcattatattatttggaaATTAAGATTCCAAAgatcaacatttttaatttgtcaTTTGGGAAACcagtaaaaaatgttttaataaaatgaatatattttatttaaataagatataagtaatcaataaaatcaatacatgaaataaaaaataaagtaaaaaaaaaatacacgaTTTAAAATTCTTAAGCTAagtaaatactaataataaacaCTATTCTTAGATACAAGAAttccatttaacattttgaaGTGCATGTGTTAGGTTGGCTGCATACTGAATAATTCGGGCAACACCCGCCGTAGGCATCATAACACCAATGATATCCGTATGAGCACTTATTAGACTGTCTTTCCAACAAAGACCTTTTCTTATTACTGCTAACAGCTGGTTGAACCCTATCGATTGGATCGCCTCTTTTCCAATTTGAAGTTGCTTCTTCATCTCTCTTCTGATTATCGTCAACAGATGGTACTCTAGTTGACCCTTCTCCTCGTTTCTGATTATCGCTAACTGATGGTACTCTATTTGAGCTTTCTCCCCTTTCCTGATGATTAGTTGGCGTGGAAGCAACGAAGGTACTGAAAGCCAAGATTGCGAGTGCAAGTAATACGATAAAGAATCTCATGAtgattttggattttttttgaaaataaaaagttgttTCGTTTGAATAATCGTGAAATTTCAGAATTGTAAgttattttctttgaaattatCTCGAAATAACTGAACATAAAGCTAGTAGGAAATTGGTcgtatttataatgaaatgaatGAGCCGATGAATaccaaaaaaatgtttataaagaATGTTATCgaagaaaatattatcagaATAAAAACATTGCATAATCTCATCAGTGATGCGTAAATCCGCTTCATCTTACaaagttataatattaaaataataaagtaaatgaaCCGCATAGATAACGAGGGATAAAAATCTATTCAgctttattgattaataaaattattatcggATGTTGATTTTTACGGAGATCAAATGATCAATcgtctgatattttttttttaactgtgaaccttaaattttattttcggtaattcatttaaaatttttgtaaacaataagattttaattttaaaaaaatgatatatgttacatatgtaaaaaaaacaaattctttCTCTTCGTTTCATAAGATATTTGTTGGCGATGTACTTTCCTTTTTAAGAAAATGATATAGATAAGTGATACTGATTGGCGTAAAAGATGCCGTTCagcaaacaaataaattacaattttgcctatcatttaaaaatcggGTCGTCCGACATGCAATACaaatacaatttgaaaataatttatataatgcgAATATTTAAATGACATTAAATTTGGCCTATCATTTAAAAGTCTTATGTAGTTCCGATAAAGTTCGTCCGAAACATATAATTCTAATATTCAaatgaaattacaaattagccaatcatttaaaaaatctagtTCATCCGATATACaatacaatttgaaaaaaattaatataatgcgTATATTCAAATGTTgcttatcattaaaaaaatctaaaaatattcGTTTCATTCAGTTCATCTAACATGcagaaaaaatcaatataatgtaaatatttaaatgacattataattttgcctattattaaaaatatctaaaatattcgGTTTCAATCAATTCGTCCGGCATGTAGTACAATTTGAAAACATTCACATAACATTCAaatgatattacaattttgcctaccatttaaaaaaatctaaaatattcaatttcaATCAGTTCATCCGAATGCaatacaatttgaaaaaaatgcaaCAAATGATATCACAAATTTGGTCTATcattaaaagatttagaagATACAGTTTTGATAATTTCGATCAATGTTTGTCAAATGACTTGAAACTACACACGTATTTGAgtcatttgttatttattgCATATTACGCAagattgtaaaaaattttttaaaaaattgaaaaaatgatcaaaagattttttgatatgttttattttgaatttcaaaaaattactTTACTCAATTCCTCccatagttaaaaaaaaattgcagtTAAGCGCGATGTTTGATTTTCTGAAACGCTCAATTTAACATCTTTAGGATCACTATATTACCCATTCCATCCTTTTTACGACTGTCACaggaatatattttattttattttttttttgttcgttTGGCATATaggttatttttagttttaaattatatctagagtttattttatttattggaaAACGAAGGCTTAGATAATGGGTGGCTAAGATAAATCGGAAGTGGCTTAACTGGTGTAATGCCGTAGTATatctagtaaatttattaattgtgaggCGCAGTATTACATTTAGTcttagtgtataaaattttaacttatttttatttttattttaattggaccGAGAAGTCGTTAAACTAATAATCACATGGATTAAGGTAATTGGTCCGTGATGACCTTAAACTATTAGTCACGAGATTTAAGGATAAATGAGGATCCGAAAGATactaaattgaatgaaatcaaGTGATCTGAGGTGTCAAGTGATTAATTTGTTGATCACt belongs to Rhizophagus irregularis chromosome 13, complete sequence and includes:
- a CDS encoding uncharacterized protein (SECRETED:cutsite_VAS-TP; SECRETED:prob_0.5766); SECRETED:SignalP(1-21), whose product is MRFFIVLIALAILAFSTFVASTPTNQERGEGSSRVPSVSDNQNQKRGEGSSRVPSVNDNKKREEEEATSNWKRGDPIDRVQSAVSSNKKRSLLERQNNKCPNGYHWCYDKYGGCCPNYSVCSYPNTCTSKC
- a CDS encoding uncharacterized protein (SECRETED:cutsite_VAS-TP; SECRETED:prob_0.5775); SECRETED:SignalP(1-21), with amino-acid sequence MRFFIVLLALAILAFSTFVASTPTNHQERGESSNRVPSVSDNQKRGEGSTRVPSVDDNQKRDEEATSNWKRGDPIDRVQPAVSSNKKRSLLERQSNKCSYGYHWCYDAYGGCCPNYSVCSQPNTCTSKC